Within Candidatus Izemoplasmatales bacterium, the genomic segment AATATCAATGTCGAAAGATTCGCTTTTAATCGAAGACCCTGACCTATATTCACGATTGATTCAAACAGCCCTGTAGGGCTGAAGGCTTGATGTAATATTTTCACGAACCCGCCAATCCGCGAAAAAGATTCTCATATCGTTCTCTTATGGGTGTCAACGGCTTCAAACCCAACAAATCGATGCGATTCCAGTACGGTCGCACGCCATTCATTGGAAATTCGACTGGTTGTGGCATATCATCTGTTGATCCAAATCATTTTCTTCTTATTGCAATTCGTTTGCATTAGTGTTACAATTATCCTGTAGAGACGGGAAGAAGGCATAGCATGCAGGAACGGATGACCGAACAGAAACGCATCGTCATCGAGACGCTCGAGAAGGCCGATCGTCCGCTCGCAGCGAGCGAACTGCATACGCAGGTCCTGACGGCGCTCCCCCAGATCGCTCCTTCGACGGTCTTCCGCATCCTCGACCGTCTCGTGGCGACCGGACGGGCGACGCGGACGACCGATCCGGAAGGTGTCTTCCTCTTCGCCTTCGCCGGTCGACAGACGAAGCCGCTGATCTTCTGCACTTCCTGCCACAAGCTCTTTCCGGTCACGGGTCATGCGTTCGAAAAGCTCTTCGAACAGCTCGCCAAGGCGACCGGCTTCCTCTTCCCCGAAGCGCCCGTCCAGTTCCCGGGCATCTGTCCCGAATGCCAATCGAAAAAGGCCGCCCGCTAGGCGGCCGAACATGAAGGAGGTCCATCACCATGGATGAATTCCTGATCCGCTTTATCCACGAACTCGGCGCCAACCTGGCGCTCGCGAAGAATTTCTTCTTCTTCGTCGAGACGCTCGCCAAAGGACTGAGCCGGATGCAGACGGGCACGTCGTCGGATTTCTCGATGATGACGTGGCTCGCGTTCTGGAACGGCGTCGCGCAATACTTCTTCGGTCTCTACGGGAAGAAGGGCGAACGCACGTTCGCCGGTCTCTTCGCCCACCTCGACCGTCACCCCGAGCTCGTCCCGTCTTCCAAGGCTGGATACTATCGGGCCGTCTCCGCCCGCGCCCGGACGCGTTGGCAATCGGATCGACCGACGCACTACGGCATGGAGCGGATGTTCGACGACATCGTCTTCGCCAACGAGATGTACGTGAACCTCTGCAACCTCTACGACATCCGAAGCGACGGCCAGCCGCTTTCATCAGTCGAATCGGTCCATCGCGTTCAGTAACCCTCGCAGAATCGGAATACGAAAAGCCCCTGTTCCAGACGCTCAAGGATTCGAGCGCGTCGTGAAACAGGGGCTTTCGACTATTCAGCGGGCAGGAGGAGGCTCTTCCGTCCTTCCCACATGGCATCCTTGACCGATCATCCTTCTTCAAGCCGGTCCAAACGGCGGATCGATGCGATCGCCCGCAAAGTTTGGACGTCTCAGGCAGAAACCCCTTTTCCGATCGCGATGGGGATTCCCTTCTTCACGCTTCGGACGAATCCAGATCGTAATTGATGTAGAAATGCAGGAACCAGGCTTTCCCGAACGCGTAGTTGAAATCGGCGTCGCGATTCGTCCTGCATACGTTGAACACGCGGAAGTAGGAGCTGAAATAGACGATCTGCATGAGGACGAAGTAGAGGAGGAGGGCGAAGACGGTGAGGGCGACTCCACCTGTCAACAGCTGGGTCGCGAACCCAAGGCATGCCATCGACATGATGATGTGGATCTCGTACATGAGCGTCTCGGCGCTGAAGAAGGCTTTCATTGCTCCCTTCACTCGGCCATGCTTGGCGGGATCCTTCTTCTTCAGGATTTCATAGAAGACGGACTGGACGAGATCCTTCTTGATCTTTCCCTCTTCGTAGTTGAACAACTGCGAGATCGTCTGGCAGCATGCCCAGTACACCTCCTTGTAGACCTTGTACCTGACGATGACGATCCCGAGGATCAGACCGATCATGAACAGCCCGAAGAAGAGCCATGCGATCATCCGGGGACCGATCCCCTCGATGCTGTAGGACAGCGGGATGACGAGCGAGACCAGCGTCAGGTAGAAGGCGATGATCTGGTCGCGTTTCGACTGCTGCAACGTCAGCTCGTCGTGCGCGTTCTCATACAGTCCGGTCAGATCATAATCCACGTTCTTCTTCAGGCACTCTTGCTTGGGTTTGACTTGCACGAATCTCTTCGGTTCACGCACGTTCTGGCCTCCCTTCATATGTCGCGCGATGATCGAGCGAAGGATCCGGTCATTGGCGACGGTATTCGCCGCGGCGACCGAGACCGCTCTGGACGCCTCGAGCGATCGGTCGAACGCGGTTTCGATTCGTCCCCCGGCCTCCGAGAGGACGATGCTGGCGCCGGCATAATCCCAGGGGAAGACGCGGATCTCGAAGAACAGGTCGACGCGTCCGCATGCCAGATAGCACAATTCCAGGGCACACGATCCGAACCGACGGATGTCGGAACATCGGGCGTAGACATCCTTCATGATCTTCAGGCAAATCGGTGCCAGACGCTTGTCGTATGTGCTCAACGCAGTGCAGAACAAGGCGTCTCCGAAGGAGCGATCCGACACGTGGATCGGTCGATCGTTCAGGTACGCTCCCTGACCTCGAAGCGCATGGAACATCTCGCCACTCAACGGGCTGTACACGACGCCCAGCTCGATGGTTCCATCCACGAGCAAACCAACGCTGATCGCCGAATGCGGAATCCCGCGGGTGAAGTTCATCGTCCCGTCGATCGGGTCGACGATCCACGTGTACTTCGCGTAGGTCTTGACCTCGTTCTCTTCGCCGAGAACGACGCTGCCTTCGATCAGTCGGGAAAGCTCTTCATTCAGGAACCTCTGAACATCGATGTCGGCGGACGTGACGAGATCTTCCTTGACGCCCTTGACGTTCACCTCGACGGATCGATCGGACATTAGTTTGGATGCTTCGACAACGGTTTCTTTCACGGATTGTAGAATCTTCTGCATGGGTTCACCTTGCTCCTTATTCTTTGAAGAATCATGTTGGGTTTACTCCTTATGCCTTTAGGTGTCACTTGGTGGAAAAATCGAATCGGTATGCTCGGCTAAGGTCGTAGTTTGATTCTACATTCATCTCGTCTTCGTCTATCG encodes:
- a CDS encoding Fur family transcriptional regulator — its product is MQERMTEQKRIVIETLEKADRPLAASELHTQVLTALPQIAPSTVFRILDRLVATGRATRTTDPEGVFLFAFAGRQTKPLIFCTSCHKLFPVTGHAFEKLFEQLAKATGFLFPEAPVQFPGICPECQSKKAAR
- a CDS encoding inositol monophosphatase family protein, with the translated sequence MKETVVEASKLMSDRSVEVNVKGVKEDLVTSADIDVQRFLNEELSRLIEGSVVLGEENEVKTYAKYTWIVDPIDGTMNFTRGIPHSAISVGLLVDGTIELGVVYSPLSGEMFHALRGQGAYLNDRPIHVSDRSFGDALFCTALSTYDKRLAPICLKIMKDVYARCSDIRRFGSCALELCYLACGRVDLFFEIRVFPWDYAGASIVLSEAGGRIETAFDRSLEASRAVSVAAANTVANDRILRSIIARHMKGGQNVREPKRFVQVKPKQECLKKNVDYDLTGLYENAHDELTLQQSKRDQIIAFYLTLVSLVIPLSYSIEGIGPRMIAWLFFGLFMIGLILGIVIVRYKVYKEVYWACCQTISQLFNYEEGKIKKDLVQSVFYEILKKKDPAKHGRVKGAMKAFFSAETLMYEIHIIMSMACLGFATQLLTGGVALTVFALLLYFVLMQIVYFSSYFRVFNVCRTNRDADFNYAFGKAWFLHFYINYDLDSSEA